TGTTGTGTTTCTTAATGTTAAATATGGACAACATGAAAGTAGGATGGCCATTGGTCGATGGCATTCATCTGACCAACATGACCTGATCCAACCCACATCAACACGACCCAACActattaatagtaaaaaaatatatgtatttaaaatttgttaatttgattttgatttttgattttttgttattgttagaCTTAGTTTTGATAAAATTGGAATTTAGGCTTAGTTGTGTAGATTCTTATAACTTATTGAATAATGAGTTTAAATAATTGaattaaaaccttttttttttgttgggtctgCAAAATGGCTTCAACCTGACAACCCAACTTGATCCTTGGGTTGGATTAGGGATTTCTCAACTTGAGTAGTTATGGATGGGTTGAAAAATACCTCAAACCCAACCCAGTCCTACCTGTGTACACCCTATCTAAAACATCAGGTGTCCACTTTGGtttccattaaaattttgatgGATTTGAGGAAAGAGTCTATTATTCCTTTCAAGTGCAAGTATACTGTTTATTCTTATCTCCGTAAAGAGGTTTATATGGgttaccttttgtttttttgaggtGATGGAATCTTGGAAAGAGAACTGTGCCAACCTTACCCCTTTCTATTCATTGAAGTACTGAATAAGTTTCCTGTGGTATTGATATCTTGAGATACATTTGAGATATAGGGGGAGCCATTTATGTTTACAGTTCATTTGCAGGTTATGGACAAGCACCTGAGTATTCTGGCAAAGCAGCATTTAGAGACACGTTTTGTGAAAATCCATGCTGAAAAAAGTCCATTCTTGGCTGAGAAGCTCAAGATCATTGTTCTTCCAACCCTTGCCCTCATAAAGAATGCCAAAGTTGACGACTATGTGGTATGATGGTGGAAAATGCACATACTTTTTACTGAACCCTCATTTATATTCTTATATGATTATTCTGGTCTTGGGGGCTTTCACGACGATAACATTACAATGTCCAATATGATGTGTATCAGGTGGGATTTGATCAGCTTGGTGGGACGGATGAGTTCAGCACAGAGGAACTGGAGGAAAGGTTGGCTAAATCCCAAGTTATCTCTTTTGAGGGTGAATCATCACTAAATGCATCTAGATCTGGTTCACAAGCCAGAAGGAGTGTCAGGCAAAGCACAAAGGCAGACTCATCAGATTCAGAGTAAGCCTATGTTGCTGCAGATTGTGATCTAATTTTAGTCATTTGGATCACCATCCTTATTTTATGTTAATAGAGATGAATCGTTGATGGCTACCATAAGGAGTGGCCTGGTGTTTTGGAGTTTTGTgtaatcaaaattttagatGTAACACTACCGTATGTAAAATTCATGCTATCTTCGTTGAAATTATCCTTTGGTGTTTGAGTGGTATCAGTCCTTGTACTAATGCAATTTCGTAATCTTTTGAAAAAGATGTCTTCCTTATTAGTGAAGTTTGGAAGTTATCTTGTAGGTTCCAATTCCTACACTTTAGTGCCCGTTTGACTTCAGcttaaaaaaaaccaacttatttactatttagtttatttttgctattattaaTGGGTTTTATTGCACTTGttggtattatttatgggtcttactatactatttcaattagTATTTACCTCTATCTACGGTACTTTTTGcaaaatgttttcagttttagcaaataAACAAATCTCAAACAGACTATTACTGTTATGATTTTCTAAATCTAATAGTATATAGATTACtatgttatttaattttaaataacatgacAATCTATACCTCTTAagatttgtaaaaataaatctaaacaaTGAAATTGGTTGATTTAAGAGAATCTCTTTCGTCAGTTTGGTACTCTCATTAAAGACCTAGTTGCAAGAGCACATAGTTTGGACCtgtcaatcttttttttttttttttttgaactagtTTGGACTCAATCTCATCAAAGCCACAAGCCAACATTCaatatcttatttaattttatgataAATGACATTGCATATACTTTACTTGCTGATCCATACGGACCATACCTTCAATACTTGTAATTCGTCAAGAACTGTAACATTTATTATGAGAAAAAGTAGTTTTCTAACGTGGGATATCTTTCTATTCAGCCTTCCTCCTAAAATTAGTCCCAcattattaaagagaaaaatgtaaaccatatatattataaaatttggaaaattcttaCTTAGTCCTGGACTACAAGGTCACCTGGTTGACCTTGTAGTCCCAACCAATAAGAACAACACAAGTCAGATAAAAATGCTGACATCATTTAAATTATCCAGCTTAGCAACCATAGCTAAATGACGTTAGTGTGCTGGTCTTCTGTTAACATTAGGCATTAATCaactgttttcaaaaaatttcggGACCCGcctcaattttaaatttcaaatatcaaTCCACCATTTGTTTCTCATATTTCATTTCTCctttgaaacataaaaatgaaaatctctTTCTTGTAGTTCTCTTCCAATCTGACACACCCCACCTTGCCATTATGAAAGGGGATGAGCTCGAAAGTGAACACGAGGACAGAGAAGATGTCCCTGGATAACTGCCTCCATTTCGTTCTCTCTAACAAGCAATTCGATCTTATCGTCAAggtttgtatgtgtgtgtgtttttccaGTCTTTCACCTTCTTTATTAGTATTATAGTCACCTATGAACGATAATagaaatgaaatttgtaaaagaTGATGAAAATTTTGCATAAGTTGGGAAAATTTTATGGCTTTAGAATCGTTCATAGATGACTATAGAAAGGTcaatttgaggttttttttttttttttttttccttggctGTGGACTAGAGATACGGGTATTTATTTTATGGCTGTGGTAATATAAGTTTTGACTGATCTCTTGAAAAGTTGAAATATTGTCTGTAAAGCATTTGTGAAACTACTTGTTGATTGCTTTTAATTCTCTGTTGGCTTATGCTCACACTTCTGGTGGATGGTGTCATTTGTGGTGGTATTGTTTCAGCTACGTGGTTTTCGTGGAGCTATGGGAAGGGGGTTTAGAAAAGGGCAAAGTGGAAAGTCTATATTGAACCTTGGCTTGAATGAGGTCTTTGTGAGagcataacattttttattttcttttattttcttgtgttcATGTGTTTGATAATTCTGATACTTAACAATAGCTTCGGATTAGTCCTCTTCCATACTGAAGAGTGATGAATTGTAAATTCTTCTGCTCtactatatacaaaatatttaatattatttttggtttccaTTAACTTGGTTTTGGTGATCAACACTGCCAATCTTGTTTAAACATTCCAATAATTGTTATTACATGAGATTTGGGCCTTGaatataaaatcttttattcaTTTGGATCTATggaattagaaattttttttggggcaaagctatttttaatacaatttGTCTTACTGTGCGAGCTGAAGTATTGTGGCCTCTTATGAAAAGCCAGGCACTAGAGAAGTTTTCAACGCAGCAATGCAGCCCATTTGTAAAAAAAGGTCTAAATATAAGGTATAGTTGTTCATGAAGTCAAGTGCAAGCGTTATCCAAGCGTCATGTACCAAATGTTGCTCCTTTGTCATCAAGGAAAGGCTTTGAAGTATTCAATGATCGATTGAAGTCAATGCCATCCTGAAGTTAGCAAGGCTAAATTTTAGGCTTTTAGCAACAATTCAAATTTGATATATTCTAGTTTATAGGACAATTTGGATAATTGTTTGCACACTTTGCAGCAGTTTTTTGTAGTTGGTTTATAAAGCTACTCAAATATGTTggttttttatatgtataggTTTGAGTACCTTCTACTCAAACATTGATGTGATGCTATTAACATAATGAAGATATGtttagtttatcaaaaaaataatgaaaatatgtttaatgaagtttttcttttttcctagtaatttcttagaaaaaatgtgtttattgaagttgtattttattttctttgtagttGCTTAGAAGTGTCATTTGAGAATATGATTTGATCACATTACCTCTTTAATCTTTTGGCCAAATTATCATTTACCATTAAGGATGGTTCTACATCTTGTAACTACCctataatttgaaaaattaaaaacacagaCAAACgtattgttttaaagaaaccAGAAGCCAAAAGAATGACTATAAGATGTCTTCCTTATTAGTGAAGTTTTGAAGTTATCTTGTAGGTTCCAATTCATACACTTTAGTGCGCGTTTAGCTccagttttaaaaaaactaacttattttattatttaacttattttgctactattcatgggcttTATTGCACTTGttgatattatttatgggtcttaatgtactatttcagttaacttttacctttatttttagtacTTTCTACACAGACCTTTACTGTTATGAACTTCTAAATCTAATAGTATATAGATTACtatgttatttaattttaaataacatgacAATCTATACCTCTTAAagatttgtaaaaattaatctaaacaatgaaattgattgatttcaAAGGATCTCTTTTGTCAGTTTGGTACTCCTCTCATTAAAGACCTAGTTGCAAGGCACATAGTTTGGACCtgtcaatctttttttttttttttgaactagtTTGGACCTGTCAATCTCATCAAAGCCACAAGCCAacattcaatatctttttattattattattttattttatgataaataacATTGCGTATACTTGCTGATCCATAAGGACCATACCTAGAATATTTGTAATTCTTCATGAAGTGTAacatttattatgaaaaaaaaagtagttttctAATGTGGGATTTCTTTCTATTTAGCCTTCCTCGTAAAATTAGTCCCAcattattaaagagaaaaatgtaaaccatatatttattataaaatttaccatTCTTTCCatttatcttttattgttgAGCTGTCAAGTCATTCTTAGTTTACATGACAATGTAGGATTAATAATCACCCACTTAggttaaaaaatcaagaaataatttaaaacaattgtttttttttttttttttttcttgtggtaAATCCAGAGATCATTAAGGAGcataatcaacaacaaaaaaatttagaggactAGGCCTCTCATAATACAGATccgcattgttataaaataaaagcaaacgTAAGTTTATAAGGAAGACTATCAAAATACATAATATCCTGATCTAGAGTTAGACCTATTTTGGCCAAAATATCAATACAGTTGTTTGCATCAAGGAAGTAGTGACTCATCTTTATTTGAGGAATCTGGCTAATGAGGGTCTTGCAATCCAAGGTAAGAGAAGCATGATATAAACTACTACTATACTCCTTATTtatccaaccaaacacaagTTTAGCATCTATTTCAATTTCCATTGCTCCAAGATTCAATTTCTACACATTATTAACCATTCCCTTAGAGCCCACAACTTTGCATCAACATTGATAAAGACCCCAATAGAATGAGTGAAGCCTTTTATTCAACTTAACCTAGCCAATTTCAGGTTTATCTCACTTGACCTTTATAATTATAAACTGCTTCCTTTTAACCAGTTTAGTCAAGGAAGTCAATGCCGTACCGGAAGCTGTACCAGTTTGGCTAGCgatacgatatatttcggatatcGGTCAATACCgatgtaccgtttcgggtttaccgctaattttatatatccttacataaattaaaattcctttaagtatatatatagataaatatataaaaatatttacatttaaatttatttatttttttatacgtTGGTTggtaaaaattcatataatttgtaagtttatactatttttattttttatttttttaagaagatatgATTGTAC
This portion of the Castanea sativa cultivar Marrone di Chiusa Pesio chromosome 7, ASM4071231v1 genome encodes:
- the LOC142643408 gene encoding thioredoxin domain-containing protein 9 homolog, yielding MEHPKVQEIIEKQVLTVAKAMEEKLDEEISALDRLDLDDLEVLRERRLQQMKKMAEKRSRWISLGHGDYTEIFSEKDFFSTVKASDRVVCHFYRENWPCKVMDKHLSILAKQHLETRFVKIHAEKSPFLAEKLKIIVLPTLALIKNAKVDDYVVGFDQLGGTDEFSTEELEERLAKSQVISFEGESSLNASRSGSQARRSVRQSTKADSSDSE